From one Triticum urartu cultivar G1812 chromosome 3, Tu2.1, whole genome shotgun sequence genomic stretch:
- the LOC125548680 gene encoding probable carboxylesterase 15, giving the protein MAGDTAPHVVEDLLGLVQILSDGSVVRGDESVLGPKEPFPDVPGVEWKDVVYHAAHGLRVRVYRPTSVVAGGDKLPVLVYFHGGGYCLGSFAQPTFHAFCLRAAAELPAVVLSVQYRLAPEHRLPAAIDDGAAFLSWLRGQAELGAGADPWLAESACFARTFLSGVSAGANLSHHLIVQVGSARLAVSPVRVVGYVLLSAFFTGAERTAAETDPPADVFLPLELSDQLWHMSLPVGASRDHPVANPFGPESPNLAPVELPPALVVAPLGDVLRDRSLGYAARLKDMGKDVELVEFEGQQHGFSVLQPFGEAADELMRVLRRFVYPAR; this is encoded by the coding sequence ATGGCCGGCGACACGGCACCGCACGTCGTGGAGGATCTCCTCGGCCTCGTCCAGATCCTGAGTGACGGCTCCGTCGTCCGCGGCGACGAGTCCGTCCTCGGCCCAAAGGAGCCCTTCCCGGACGTCCCCGGCGTGGAATGGAAGGACGTGGTGTACCACGCGGCGCACGGCCTCCGCGTCCGCGTCTACAGGCCGACTTCGGTGGTGGCCGGCGGCGACAAGCTCCCGGTGCTGGTGTACTTCCACGGCGGCGGCTACTGCCTCGGCTCCTTCGCCCAGCCGACCTTCCACGCGTTCtgcctccgcgccgccgccgagctcccGGCCGTCGTGCTGTCCGTGCAGTACCGCCTCGCCCCCGAGCACCGCCTCCCCGCCGCCATCGACGACGGCGCGGCTTTCCTCTCCTGGCTGCGCGGCCAGGCCGAGctcggcgccggcgccgacccGTGGCTCGCGGAGTCGGCCTGCTTCGCCCGGACGTTCCTCTCCGGCGTCTCCGCGGGCGCCAACTTGTCCCACCACCTCATCGTCCAGGTCGGCTCGGCGCGCCTCGCGGTCAGCCCCGTGCGCGTCGTCGGGTACGTACTCCTCTCTGCCTTCTTCACCGGCGCCGAGCGCACGGCTGCGGAGACAGACCCGCCGGCGGACGTGTTCCTGCCGCTGGAGCTGTCCGACCAGCTCTGGCACATGTCGCTTCCGGTTGGGGCGAGCAGGGACCACCCGGTGGCGAATCCGTTCGGGCCGGAGAGCCCCAACCTCGCGCCGGTGGAGCTCCCGCCGGCTCTCGTCGTGGCGCCGTTGGGCGACGTGCTCCGTGATCGCTCGCTGGGTTACGCGGCGAGGCTCAAGGACATGGGGAAGGACGTGGAGCTTGTCGAGTTCGAGGGGCAGCAGCATGGCTTCTCCGTCCTTCAGCCGTTCGGCGAGGCGGCCGACGAGTTGATGCGAGTCCTCAGGCGGTTCGTGTACCCCGCCCGCTGA
- the LOC125544930 gene encoding F-box only protein 7-like, whose amino-acid sequence MEKASVSDDSSDSSTDCDWSQLQADLLLQIFGTLEIPDLFSSGAVCRSWHLIYLEARRLRRCLPNQSPCLVYSSGDRDANTATLHNMSTNKLYHITLSEPAFRTRHVMGSSYGWLITADERSNLILVNPVTRAQIAMPPPETMNNVRLRYTEDGVLDGYDVLYMDLFSRDFDTEMEPYHLTLEEARFYLYARVVLSCDPSHGNCTVLVVQLPKDQLSYTRVGDTKWTWIDANPNCWAYQHILYNNNDGLFYGVRGMGEVDSIDLNEPSAEVKVILKPIISYQAHSRYIVQAPWGDFFQIWRHDKYNKENGITDRVADKFYVYKIDFVKQKLVETNNIQDHAIFIGYNSSFMLPVKDFSTLIPNSIYHTDDLLDYIFCQRSSLRQAVVFNMKDSSFIELSPPSSDSRLNWPPSVWIQPSLT is encoded by the coding sequence ATGGAGAAAGCTTCTGTTTCGGATGATTCTTCAGATTCGAGCACTGATTGTGATTGGTCCCAGCTTCAGGCTGACCTGCTCCTCCAGATCTTTGGCACTCTCGAGATCCCTGATCTCTTCAGCTCAGGTGCGGTCTGTCGATCATGGCACCTCATTTATCTGGAGGCCCGCCGTCTCCGGCGGTGCTTGCCGAACCAGAGCCCCTGCCTTGTTTACTCATCCGGCGACCGTGACGCTAACACGGCCACCCTGCATAACATGTCCACCAACAAGCTTTACCACATCACTCTATCGGAGCCTGCCTTCCGCACACGCCACGTCATGGGCTCCTCCTATGGCTGGCTCATCACCGCCGATGAGCGGTCGAATCTCATACTAGTCAACCCTGTAACCAGAGCTCAGATAGCTATGCCTCCCCCTGAAACCATGAACAATGTTAGACTGCGCTACACCGAAGACGGTGTGCTAGACGGATATGATGTTCTTTACATGGATCTGTTCTCTCGGGATTTTGACACTGAAATGGAGCCGTACCATCTTACACTTGAAGAAGCCCGCTTCTACCTCTATGCGAGGGTCGTTCTTTCTTGTGATCCCTCCCATGGAAACTGCACAGTTCTCGTAGTACAATTGCCAAAGGATCAACTCTCTTATACTAGGGTTGGGGACACCAAATGGACTTGGATTGATGCAAATCCAAATTGTTGGGCTTATCAACATATACTTTATAACAACAATGATGGTTTGTTTTATGGTGTTCGTGGTATGGGTGAGGTTGATTCTATTGATCTTAATGAACCTTCCGCTGAAGTTAAAGTTATTTTGAAGCCGATCATATCCTATCAAGCGCATAGTAGATATATTGTTCAAGCCCCATGGGGAGATTTTTTCCAGATATGGAGGCATGATAAATATAATAAGGAGAATGGAATAACAGATCGGGTTGCAGACAAGTTTTATGTGTACAAGATTGATTTTGTTAAACAAAAGCTCGTTGAAACAAATAACATCCAAGATCACGCAATTTTCATTGGTTACAACAGCTCATTTATGCTTCCAGTGAAAGACTTTTCTACACTGATTCCCAACAGCATCTACCACACGGATGACTTGCTGGATTATATCTTCTGTCAAAGATCTAGTCTTAGGCAGGCTGTTGTCTTTAATATGAAAGATAGCAGTTTCATTGAGTTATCGCCCCCTAGTTCAGATTCAAGATTGAACTGGCCACCCTCGGTTTGGATTCAACCATCACTTACTTGA